The genomic DNA tcaGCAGCGGGAGGGCCAGTTCAGCAGCCTGCAGCTGGTGGCCATGCAGCGAGGGGTGGCCGCCGCCATGCAGTACCTGTCCAGCTTCGCCTTCGTCCACCGCACCCTCTCTGCCCACAGTGTACTGGTGAATAGCCACCTTGTGTGCAAAGTGGCTGGTCTTGGCCACAGTCTTCAGGTGAGAGCACAACCTTGGGGCTTCTGCATCCTCAGCGGGTGCTGGAGGATGAGCTGGAACGTGGGGTGGGTCCCTCAGTGGCATCATAGTGTCTGAAGGGATGGCACTCACCTGTGCTCCATCCAGGATAGAAGCCTGGGCAAGGAGGGCATGGAGGGCTTTCAGGGACCAAGACCACTGGGGAAGGCAGGAGACCTGCGAAAACCTAGAAGCACCTCCTGCCCTTTCCCGGATGCACACAGACTCTAGAGTCAGAGCAGCCGGGTACAAATCCTGAGCACTCCACCCTAAGCTCTGTGACTTTGCACAAGTTCatatttctctgtgcctcaccctctgcatctgtaaaatggagataatatcaTCCACCCTACAGcattcttgtgaggattaaataagatattgaTAGAAAACCCTTAACACACATCCACACAtgtagtagttgctcaataaactTGACTcctgttttgattattgttgtTACTTTTAACCAACCCTTCAGGGCCCAAATGGGATGCTTCGCTGGGCAGCCCCAGAGGTCATTGCACACGGAAAATACACAACATCCAGCGATGTCTGGAGCTTCGGGATAGTGATGTGGGAAGTGATGAGTTATGGAGAACGGCCCTACTGGGACATGAGTGACCAGGAGGTGAGCTCTTGACCTAGACGTTGCTGATTCCCCACCCCGATCCCTCCAACCCTCCAAACCACACAGATTCACACATTCTAAGACCTCTATTCTCTAATCCCCTCACATTCTGAGATCTCATGGCtcttgttttccatatttttaagttctttcccCACACCAGCCTCATGCTCCTCCTACTCCCAGCCCACCACCTCACCCCTAACAATACACTGCCTTCCACCTGCAATAGCTTCCCCTCACCATAGGCTGCCTGTAACCCCCAGGTGCTAAATGCAATAGAGCAGGAGTTCCGGCTGCCGCCACCTCCAGGCTGTCCTCCTGCACTACATCTGCTTATGCTGGACACTTGGCAGAAGGACCGTACCCAGCGACCTCACTTTGACCAGCTGGTGTCTGCATTTGACAAGATGATCCGCAAGCCAGACACTCTGCAGGCTGGCGGGGGCCCCGGGGACAGGTCTGGAGCTTGGGGCTGCAACCTGGGAAAGCCAGGGAGGGTAGAtgcaaaccaaaaagaaaactgaggagaGGGGGCTAGGATGAAGAGGGGACTTTGACCTGCTTGCCCCTCCCCCTTTAGACCTTCCCAGGCCCTCCTGAACCCTGTGGCCCTGGACTTTCCTTCTCTGGACTCACCCCAGGCCTGGCTTTCGGCCATTGGACTGGAGTGCTATCAGGACAACTTCTCCAAGTTTGGCCTCTGCACCTTCAGTGATGTGGCTCAGCTCAGCCTGGAGTAAGCAGGGAGAGGTGGGGTAGGGGGAGCCTCTGGGCCCTAGGCCAGGGGTCATGCCTGGGATCTTGGAGAAGCTGGCCCAGACTTGATCCGCTCCTTCCCCACCAGAGACCTGCCTGCCCTGGGCATCACCCTGGCCGGCCACCAGAAGAAACTGCTGCACAACATCCAGCTCCTCCAGCAGCACCTGAGGCAGCCGGGCTCAGTGGAGGTctgaggcccaggcaggaagCTATGAACTGACACTGCCTACGACCCAGCCCTGGACACAGGTCCAAGGAGGGATATGGGAGACGCAAGCCAGTCTCCATCTTGGCCTCCATGAGAGGCGCCCAGCACACTAAACCCGACCTTCCTGTGGATGCTTCGTTCCCCAATTCTCCACCCCTCCACCGTCCTCCCCACattaaagggaaagaagggaTTTTGCAAGTTGGAGGTGTGGTGAGGCCTCAGTCTGCAAGGAGGGGCTAGGGAGGCTTTGAGCAGAAGCAGAGGGCAGGGCCGGGATGGCCACGCCACTGAACAGAATGCACaagaggagcagaggagggaacaACTTTATTGGAAAGTAGAAGTTAGCAAGACACAGCCAGCTTCACCCCACCCTCAAAGTGGTACCTCTTTCCTCGCTCACACACTTTCCGCAAGCCTCCCCACAAATGCCtgggctctccccaccccctcggACACTGAGGTGGAGACTGGATGCCTGTCCTTAAAGTGCTTGGCTCCGACAGTGCAGAGTACTTCAGTAAGGCCCAAGAGCGGGCACAGGCCGGGGCCTCATTGGCTTTCGCACTCAGCCTGTGCTTGGGGTGAGGCGTGGGCCACTTCCTTGAGTGCCATTTGCCCCAGAGCCGAAGGAGTAGTGGAGACGTGGGCACAGTTATTCCCATTCCTAGTGCATTCtactttcctttcccctctgacCTGAGACATTAGACTTTTAAgtatttggggttttgttttcgTGTTTGTGATGCTCCCAGGAAAATGAGGGCATCTGCAGCTCTCAGATCTGATATTCCCAGCCCTCCCCATCTTCCAAACCCCTGTTGAGCGCTCCCTTCAATTCTCTCCCTAGGGTCCCCTGCCGAAGCCTCTCCCAGTTGGTGCTGCTACGGGAGGTACTCCGAGACACCGAGGGGGTAGCAAGGGACAGGTAGGGGCTGAAGGGGAGGCCCAGCTGCAGTCTTTCAGCATCTTTGTCCAGCTCCGATTCTTTGCCCAGCTCCGATTCCTTGTCCACCTCATCGTCGGAGCCCAGGTTGTGGAAGATCTGTGCATAGCGCCGGAGTCGCTGCTGGTTGAGATCCTGTTTGTCTTCCACCCTGTGAAGAACGGATGACTTGAGAGGCAGCCAAGGATAGAAGTGCTGATCTCGGGCCAGTGTTTGTCTCCTATCCATACCCCATCCCCACCATGATTGGCCTTTTTCCTTGTCTGCGGCTGGTGTGCACACAGTGGACACCAGCCTCTCAGCAGCCAGGCCTCTCGGGAAGTTGCGCCTCCTGGCCTAGCGGCTCTGTGCATACTTTCAGGGGCCCAAGCACCCAGTGAGCCCCTTCCCTTAGCAGCAACTTCAGTCTGCAGGCATAGAGCCTCAGGAGTGCACAGACCCACACAGGGCCTCTGGAAGCAGGAGGGTGTCTGCGCAGAGGAACCCAGCCCCACACTGTCACTCACCGCAGGAACCAGCGGTCCCCCAGTCCATACTCCCGCCCGCAGATCCCGGACCGAGGCCACAGGCAGCGAGGCATCTTCCGCTCCAGCATCACTGTGGTGGCCACGACCTGCATGTTAGGACAAAAGGGGACATCAGAAGCTGGGTGCAGACTGAGAAATACAGACTGAGAAGAAGGGCAGAGGACAAGAGAGAACATCAGGCAGAGGGACAACAGTTTAGCAACAGCTAGGAATCTCAGGAGCTCATGGTTTCCCAGAGGTGATAGACAACAGCCCTAAGCTGAGGATGGTGGTGTTAGCTTTGTGGACCCACTTCTGTGGAAGAGAGTCGACGGGACATGAGCCCCAGAATTCTCCGGCCAGTGACCTGACATCCATGCCAATGCCAGGCTGGTCCTGCAGGAGGTTGAGACCTCACTCCAAGGTGACAGGAAAGAGAGCAAAGCAAATAGAAAGGGGGCCTCAGGGCTACAGGGTATTTTGACCCTACAGACGTAAAGCTCATTTATAAATGCAAAGTCCCACTGAGAAATCTAATATCAATACATTTGCATGGAAAAATATCTTCCTGAGCAAACCCCATTTAGCCACTTTAGGGTTTTAACTCCATTTTCTATACAGCACAGTTAAATGCCATCCAATTTTCAGGATTTCCATTttgctgaaattatttttgttgagataaattattttgtaagtgtatttttaaatgatgatttgATTTGTTTAATGGTCTTTTGTccccatgatgatgatgatctgACTGAAGATAGCTTCTGCTATTATAGGGAGTTTTTGTGGCATTTTTAACATGTTCAATTTTTCTGGGTCGAATTTTGCAGACTTAAATATTTCCAAGATGTGATACACCAGTTTTTATCCAGTAGCAAAACTTACTGAGTGCCCTTTTGGCCACTATTAACTTTATTTCTTGTTGATTATTCTGGAAAAGACTGAGGTTTTAGCTTTTGAGAAAACTGTCAAGTATTTTTTTCAGCTATTCCAATATTGCTCGGTTGTATTGCCAATCCAATTCTTCTGTACACTTTCCATTACTTTGTGTACTATCTAATAACCGTCCAAACATATTTGGGGTCAAAATATCCTGCTTCTCTCTGAGCTCTGCCAGTTCCTTGGCAGGGAGGGAGTGACTTGCGCTAACCCTCCCAGCCACCAGAGGGCTCACCTGGGCCCTCCAGAGCTCATCCCGCTCATGGGCCACCCTCCAGTGAGTGTCACCCATCATGGCGATAAGGAGGTTGAGCATGAGCAGCGTGGCGATGATGGCGAAGGCAGCATAGGTGAGGCTGTACATGAAGGGCAGATTCACGTCATAGTTGGCAGGGCCATCGATGACGGTGAGGAAGAGCTCAAAGGTGCTGAACAGTGCCATGGGGTAATCGTGGAAATGGCCCAGCTCTTTGGGGGACTCTGTCTGGAAGATGATATAGAAGGCTGCCCACCCAAGGGGGTGAGCGTTACCATGGCAACCATGCATGTGACTGGATCACAGCCAGCTGTTTGCTGCCCATTTCAGTACTGTTTCCCCCATCTCTAGTATCACCATCTCAGCCCTCCATCACTCCATACTTTGGGTTTTTACGTTCTCTTATTTTCCATATGGCTCGTCCTCCTGATCCCAAGAGACACCTCTTCCTAACACTCCCAGCTTTCCCTCACCTGTGAGGGATGTCCCATCTTCAGACACTATAGCACCTCTTACCTCTGGCTTGCCTCCCTTGTTTCCCCAAGTTTATCAGAGGCATTCTGTGCTCTCTGGatgtctctcctctccttctcatGGCCCCCCATCCTGGACAGAAGACTTACCTGAGGCAAAGCCCAGGATGACCACTGCCATCAGCCAGCAGAATCGCATCAGGTCACCAAAAATCATctagagagaggagggagggagaccatCTCCAGCCCTGTCGCTTGAGCAACTaccccttccagcctccagcagacTAACTCTGAGAAGTCCAGACTCGTCCAGAGCACACCTCTAAGACAGGCTTGACAAACTATGACCTGCAGGCCAAATCTACTTGGCCTGTTTTGGTATGGCCCTTGAACCAAGAAcggttttaacatttttaaaggattgttaaaaaattttaagaaaagaaaaagaagaaagaaaaaaaagaagaacatgcAACAATATGTGGCTCACAAAACCTGAGATAtctattatctggccctttacagaaatgTTTGTAGTCCTGCTTTGGGACCTTTATCTAGGAAGCATGGGGGGAGGCACTGACCTTCTGGATCATGATGGTGAAGGGGCCCAGCATCTGGAATCCTCGGGCAAAGTACATGACGTTGCACCAGCCCAGTACCAGGGCAAAGGACATGGGCACTGCCTCTCCTTCGGTGTTAGTGAGCCGCATCACCATGGTCACCAGCACCATGGAGGAATAGGTGATCCTggaaagagagcagagagggggGTGATGAGAGGGAGACTGGGATTATCCTGGGGACCCAAGAGCAAGAGTGTGACTGAGACAGTACCCACACACTCAGATTCAGCCTTTGCAAGTTCAGTACACAGGGTCACACACACGTCACTGGGGAGGGACCTCTGGAGTTACAGTTCTCCAGGGGTCAGGAATCCAGAGAGTGAAAATGGAATCCTAGGGAGGGAAGGGATGGGAATGAGAGGAAGGAGACTCACGTGATGACATGGAACGGTCCTCCAAGGATGGTCTGTCCAAAGAAGCAAGTGAACCCCACTCTCAAGATGTCTGGAATCTGGAAAGAGGCCAGGAGGAAACATAGGCGCTTATAGACGGGTTTGGTTTGGATCCCTGGGACAAACAGCCTCACCCTGGATCCTGTCCATACCTCACCTCTGCAAGCAGAAGGATCACAGCTCCAACGACACTCACCAGCTCCCCCACCAGTCGGATGCCATCCTTAGGGGTCAAGTAGGCCTCCtaaggtgggggttgggggggatgGGCGGGGAACATGGTCAGAGAACTCAGGGCTTCCATGcatctgccctgcctgcccctggccAGAAGTCAATGTCCCTTGTAAGGGTCACCAGCATCATCAGATTCTTTTTAACTTGTTAGATTTGGTTATCTCAAGCTCTCTTCCTAGAGcctatgtgtgtttctgtgtggaCGTAGTTTGAGTTTGTGCCTATGTATTTGAGACCTGAGTGAGGGGAGAAATGTGAGCTGTAGGACAGAAAAGGGATAGAAGAGAAAGGGCAGAAAGTTGACCCAAATCCTGCTCCAAAGCTCTGCTGCTACTAGGGTATCACCTGGAGCAGCTTCTGCTGTAGAATAATGATGTCCTCGGCGCCAGTGCAGTTACTGGTGATGGGCTTGAGGGGGCGGTAGATGCAGCACATGGTGAAGCAGATCATGTACAGCAGGTAAATGGCACCCAGCATGCAGAAGTATGGCTGCCCATATCTTTTCCACTTGAGGCTCACCAGCTCCTTCACCGGCGTCTGGTCCAGGATCTGGCGAGCCTGTGCAGAAAGAATAGAGCAAGCAGATCAGAGATCCTGACTTCTCTCCCCAGCTACTCTCTAACCTGAAGACCCCATACCTCCCGCTTCTTGGTGGTAACAATAAGTTCCAGCAGAGATTGCTCATCCCCCGAGGAGTCAA from Equus quagga isolate Etosha38 chromosome 8, UCLA_HA_Equagga_1.0, whole genome shotgun sequence includes the following:
- the TRPV6 gene encoding transient receptor potential cation channel subfamily V member 6 isoform X2 is translated as MGLPFPKEKGLILCLWRKFCRWFQRQESWAQSQDEQYLLQQKRIWEYPLLLAAKENDVKALNKLLKNGACEVLQRGAMGETALHIAALSDNLEAALVLMEAAPELVFEPMTSELFEGQTALHIAIMNQNVNLVRALLAHGASVSARATGTAFHRSPHNCIYFGEHPLSFAACVGSEEIVRLLIEHGADIRAQDSLGNTVLHILILQPNKTFACQMYNLLLSYDGRRNHLQSLDLVPNLQGLTPFKLAGVEGNTVMFQHLMQKRKHIQWTCGPLTSTIYDITEIDSSGDEQSLLELIVTTKKREARQILDQTPVKELVSLKWKRYGQPYFCMLGAIYLLYMICFTMCCIYRPLKPITSNCTGAEDIIILQQKLLQEAYLTPKDGIRLVGELVSVVGAVILLLAEIPDILRVGFTCFFGQTILGGPFHVITITYSSMVLVTMVMRLTNTEGEAVPMSFALVLGWCNVMYFARGFQMLGPFTIMIQKMIFGDLMRFCWLMAVVILGFASAFYIIFQTESPKELGHFHDYPMALFSTFELFLTVIDGPANYDVNLPFMYSLTYAAFAIIATLLMLNLLIAMMGDTHWRVAHERDELWRAQVVATTVMLERKMPRCLWPRSGICGREYGLGDRWFLRVEDKQDLNQQRLRRYAQIFHNLGSDDEVDKESELGKESELDKDAERLQLGLPFSPYLSLATPSVSRSTSRSSTNWERLRQGTLGRELKGALNRGLEDGEGWEYQI
- the TRPV6 gene encoding transient receptor potential cation channel subfamily V member 6 isoform X1; amino-acid sequence: MGLPFPKEKGLILCLWRKFCRWFQRQESWAQSQDEQYLLQQKRIWEYPLLLAAKENDVKALNKLLKNGACEVLQRGAMGETALHIAALSDNLEAALVLMEAAPELVFEPMTSELFEGQTALHIAIMNQNVNLVRALLAHGASVSARATGTAFHRSPHNCIYFGEHPLSFAACVGSEEIVRLLIEHGADIRAQDSLGNTVLHILILQPNKTFACQMYNLLLSYDGRRNHLQSLDLVPNLQGLTPFKLAGVEGNTVMFQHLMQKRKHIQWTCGPLTSTIYDITEIDSSGDEQSLLELIVTTKKREARQILDQTPVKELVSLKWKRYGQPYFCMLGAIYLLYMICFTMCCIYRPLKPITSNCTGAEDIIILQQKLLQEAYLTPKDGIRLVGELIPDILRVGFTCFFGQTILGGPFHVITITYSSMVLVTMVMRLTNTEGEAVPMSFALVLGWCNVMYFARGFQMLGPFTIMIQKMIFGDLMRFCWLMAVVILGFASAFYIIFQTESPKELGHFHDYPMALFSTFELFLTVIDGPANYDVNLPFMYSLTYAAFAIIATLLMLNLLIAMMGDTHWRVAHERDELWRAQVVATTVMLERKMPRCLWPRSGICGREYGLGDRWFLRVEDKQDLNQQRLRRYAQIFHNLGSDDEVDKESELGKESELDKDAERLQLGLPFSPYLSLATPSVSRSTSRSSTNWERLRQGTLGRELKGALNRGLEDGEGWEYQI